A DNA window from Vagococcus penaei contains the following coding sequences:
- a CDS encoding putative ABC transporter permease has product MFSVNQAILLFFIYSVLGWLWETVYCSLKDKKFDYRGFLTGPYCPIYGFGVVSVLYFVEPYQNNIVLLYVYSAVLVTVLEYLTSYVLEKAFHATWWDYHDVPLNINGRIAIPISLFWGLACVFVVKIVQPEVMLFVDLLERHFGLILPIIIIVVMVSDLIYTVVNMVAFRQAMVAWSKEIDKAKAEISQQFALERQKSHDKQVISQTELLQKLREKRGELTHLPRLNFNQRRMLQNFNRLKVKNIDSMDELRDVIKQARHKNN; this is encoded by the coding sequence GTGTTTAGTGTTAATCAAGCAATTTTATTATTTTTCATTTATTCAGTTCTAGGTTGGTTGTGGGAGACGGTCTACTGTTCGTTAAAAGATAAGAAGTTTGACTATCGTGGCTTTTTAACGGGACCGTATTGTCCGATTTATGGATTTGGTGTGGTGAGTGTCCTTTATTTTGTTGAACCCTATCAAAATAATATCGTCTTACTATACGTTTATTCAGCCGTCTTAGTGACCGTTTTAGAATATTTAACAAGCTATGTTTTAGAAAAAGCTTTTCACGCAACTTGGTGGGATTATCATGATGTACCACTAAATATTAATGGCCGGATTGCGATTCCTATCTCGCTATTTTGGGGCTTAGCTTGTGTCTTTGTTGTTAAAATTGTGCAACCAGAAGTTATGCTGTTTGTTGACTTATTAGAACGTCATTTTGGTCTAATATTGCCAATTATCATTATTGTCGTTATGGTGAGTGACTTAATTTATACAGTAGTGAATATGGTGGCTTTCCGGCAAGCAATGGTTGCTTGGTCGAAAGAGATTGACAAAGCGAAAGCTGAGATTAGTCAACAATTTGCACTGGAACGTCAAAAATCGCATGACAAACAGGTGATTAGTCAGACTGAATTGTTACAAAAACTGCGAGAAAAACGTGGAGAATTAACGCATTTACCAAGACTTAATTTTAATCAACGACGCATGCTACAGAATTTTAACCGGTTAAAAGTAAAAAATATTGATAGTATGGATGAGTTGCGTGATGTAATTAAACAAGCAAGACATAAAAATAATTAG
- a CDS encoding DUF4064 domain-containing protein, with the protein MKKNPRKTEFVLTLLSGIFGILSSVLVFLGAGLLSIVSSNPEIMAEAELPEGMTFEEVSASLDVLGSGVQVVAGVALVMSIVLIVLSFFLKKNQKNVLFGIIILILSIVPFFLLTFLWIIPGILGIIAGAMLLLRKIPNATEAVVTNFEEDEFTDF; encoded by the coding sequence ATGAAAAAAAATCCAAGAAAAACAGAATTTGTTTTAACTCTTTTAAGTGGTATTTTTGGCATTTTAAGTAGTGTTTTAGTTTTCTTAGGTGCTGGATTATTATCGATTGTCTCAAGCAATCCAGAAATTATGGCAGAAGCAGAACTTCCAGAAGGAATGACATTTGAAGAAGTCTCAGCGTCACTAGACGTGTTAGGTAGCGGGGTTCAAGTTGTTGCTGGGGTAGCATTAGTCATGTCAATTGTCTTGATTGTCTTGTCATTCTTTTTAAAGAAAAATCAAAAAAATGTATTGTTTGGTATCATTATTTTGATCTTATCAATTGTGCCATTCTTTTTATTAACTTTCTTGTGGATTATTCCTGGTATTTTAGGAATTATTGCAGGTGCAATGTTGTTATTAAGAAAAATTCCCAATGCAACAGAGGCAGTTGTCACTAATTTTGAAGAAGACGAATTTACTGATTTTTAG
- a CDS encoding RDD family protein yields MQEQSYILHGSDYPRRPQHVNDLPHYFYAGFWIRAYAFIIDLICISLVTGSTIGLVYHLAGLEKNSSIITIYGILSLIIYLGYFTLLTKLNHGQTLGKMIFGIRVVSFDETELSWQTVLIRETACRFILKTGILMVGYLVAAFTPKKQHVGDFLSNTSVVTINLLKAQQETTNLMDEGVE; encoded by the coding sequence ATGCAAGAACAGTCTTACATCTTGCATGGCTCTGATTATCCACGTCGCCCGCAACATGTGAACGACTTACCGCATTATTTTTACGCGGGATTTTGGATTAGAGCTTATGCATTTATTATTGATCTAATCTGTATTAGTTTGGTCACGGGTAGCACGATTGGACTTGTGTATCATCTAGCAGGACTAGAAAAGAATTCATCGATTATTACTATTTACGGGATTTTATCATTAATTATTTATTTAGGTTATTTCACGTTGTTAACTAAATTAAACCATGGACAAACATTGGGTAAAATGATTTTTGGCATTCGCGTGGTGAGTTTTGATGAAACAGAACTAAGCTGGCAAACGGTATTAATCCGTGAAACAGCCTGTCGCTTTATTTTGAAAACTGGCATTTTAATGGTCGGTTATTTGGTTGCGGCTTTTACGCCTAAAAAGCAACATGTAGGTGATTTTTTAAGTAATACAAGTGTTGTGACGATTAATTTATTAAAAGCACAACAGGAAACAACAAATTTAATGGATGAAGGAGTAGAGTAA
- the sppA gene encoding signal peptide peptidase SppA, whose amino-acid sequence MDKRRWAAVIIAVGLLILSIVTSGISAVTTKKDKESEESTLVGLNKLLYGSNDLTEDIIEEGSSSQKIVKLSVQGAIADTGEGSLFSQSEYNHQNFMQQLKQIQEDETVKGVLLQVNSPGGGVYESAEITHELNKIKKLDIPIYTVFENVAASGGYYISANTDKIFASDETTTGSIGVIMSGLNYAGLLEKLGVSDTTYKSGALKDMMSPSRKPTKEDSEVLQTFVMSAYERFVKVVADGRKMDTEKVKKLADGRIYDGSQALENGLIDAIGYPDDALAALKKDKKLKNATVISYSNSTTGFGSSWFGAKLAEWQGLKPTQTERVTRIVEKLGTTEAPKPMYYYGGF is encoded by the coding sequence ATGGATAAACGAAGATGGGCAGCGGTCATTATCGCTGTAGGATTATTGATTTTATCAATTGTGACATCTGGTATTTCAGCAGTCACAACTAAAAAGGATAAAGAGTCTGAAGAATCAACGTTGGTTGGTTTAAATAAATTGTTATACGGCTCAAATGACTTAACGGAAGATATAATTGAAGAAGGCTCTAGTAGCCAAAAAATCGTGAAATTATCGGTTCAAGGAGCGATTGCAGATACTGGTGAAGGCAGTTTGTTTAGTCAATCTGAGTATAATCATCAGAATTTTATGCAACAATTAAAACAAATTCAAGAAGATGAAACCGTTAAAGGTGTCTTGCTTCAAGTAAATTCACCAGGTGGTGGTGTGTATGAAAGTGCTGAAATTACGCATGAGCTAAATAAAATTAAAAAACTTGATATCCCAATTTATACGGTTTTTGAAAATGTCGCTGCGAGTGGAGGGTATTATATTTCTGCAAATACCGATAAAATTTTTGCTTCAGATGAAACGACAACTGGTTCGATTGGGGTTATCATGTCAGGCTTAAATTATGCTGGGTTGCTAGAAAAATTAGGTGTATCCGATACAACATATAAAAGCGGAGCCTTGAAAGATATGATGTCACCAAGTCGCAAACCAACTAAAGAAGACAGTGAAGTTTTACAGACATTTGTCATGAGTGCCTATGAACGCTTTGTTAAAGTAGTGGCTGATGGCCGTAAAATGGATACTGAAAAAGTGAAAAAATTAGCTGATGGTCGAATTTATGATGGCTCACAAGCCTTAGAAAACGGTTTAATTGATGCGATTGGTTACCCTGACGATGCTTTAGCCGCTTTGAAAAAAGACAAGAAATTAAAAAATGCGACTGTCATTTCTTATAGCAACAGTACAACTGGCTTTGGATCATCATGGTTTGGTGCGAAATTGGCAGAATGGCAAGGGTTAAAACCAACACAAACGGAACGTGTGACACGAATTGTAGAAAAACTAGGGACGACAGAGGCACCAAAACCAATGTACTATTATGGAGGTTTTTAA
- a CDS encoding Hsp20/alpha crystallin family protein, with amino-acid sequence MTRELLYRDSNLLDMTPIRFFEEMGRQFFGEWRENQVKTDIHETVTDYLVEAELPGIPKDNIVVHYEDNILTIEGQYCEENQVHHARGNLIRSERSYQKIRRQFILQGVVKEQITANYEDGILTIKLPKKQSSRRIKQAIPID; translated from the coding sequence ATGACTAGAGAATTACTCTACCGTGATTCTAATTTGTTGGACATGACACCTATTCGTTTTTTTGAGGAAATGGGTCGTCAGTTTTTTGGTGAATGGCGGGAAAATCAAGTGAAGACGGATATCCACGAAACAGTTACAGACTACCTGGTTGAAGCTGAGTTGCCAGGGATACCTAAAGACAATATTGTCGTTCATTATGAGGATAATATTTTAACGATTGAAGGCCAGTATTGTGAAGAAAATCAAGTACATCATGCTCGAGGCAACCTAATTCGTAGTGAACGCAGTTATCAAAAAATTAGGCGTCAGTTTATTCTACAAGGTGTTGTAAAAGAGCAGATTACTGCGAATTACGAGGATGGCATCTTGACTATTAAATTACCTAAAAAACAGTCATCACGACGTATTAAACAAGCCATACCGATTGATTAA
- a CDS encoding YxeA family protein has product MKKVGLTILTLVILLGGAGSYYFYQNYVRGTYYYTQVINEGKQIDMFKEDGTPMGDDYEYNQLGYDKDGQSKELEFHANKQRPLKLKAYLKLKINPNKGNLSWEEVTEKDVPAAALKKLEETKSE; this is encoded by the coding sequence ATGAAAAAAGTCGGATTAACTATTTTAACGCTTGTGATACTTTTAGGTGGTGCCGGTAGCTATTACTTCTACCAAAATTACGTCCGCGGTACCTATTACTATACGCAAGTCATTAATGAAGGTAAACAAATCGATATGTTTAAAGAAGATGGAACGCCAATGGGTGATGATTATGAATACAATCAACTTGGCTATGATAAAGATGGTCAATCTAAAGAATTAGAATTTCATGCAAATAAACAACGTCCATTAAAATTAAAGGCTTATTTAAAACTAAAAATTAATCCCAATAAAGGTAATTTAAGTTGGGAAGAAGTGACTGAAAAAGACGTACCCGCCGCAGCGTTAAAAAAACTAGAAGAAACTAAAAGCGAGTAG
- a CDS encoding MFS transporter: MKQTHRTMEIIAILSLSLMLTSTLSVSGVIPELLLYFNDYSRSSVEWLISVTSIATTIMVGLNPLVSKVISERKSVILGLLLTGIAGVIPFFIVSYPVILVSRIFIGVGIGFLNTRAISLIGERFSGNMRSKLLGFRVSAETIGQTVLTLAAGQLLLVSWQAPFLIYLTAFLILGLYLVYGPKDTLPASDDLPVTEVQSAAKLTRKQVNYVLVNTLFLGILISISVSTILRIPSLLVEQDIGTVLVANRTLSLFMFAGFLAGLCFGSFVVKFGRYILPVFLVISSLGLGLLVLSQTIIFSLLGAFLAGFALTICVSCVFNNLSENITKEALNTANSIVLVGSNLGAATAPLLLGIIAIVNPDLRVPFGLHALILLVIAALLLAKIPRTDKI, translated from the coding sequence ATGAAACAAACACATCGTACTATGGAGATTATTGCTATTTTATCATTATCGTTGATGTTAACATCAACACTATCAGTTTCGGGAGTAATTCCTGAGTTGCTACTATATTTTAATGACTATTCACGGTCATCCGTTGAATGGTTAATCTCAGTGACTTCAATCGCCACCACAATTATGGTAGGACTCAATCCGCTTGTATCAAAAGTGATATCTGAACGTAAAAGTGTTATTTTAGGCTTATTACTGACTGGCATTGCGGGCGTAATTCCATTCTTTATTGTTTCTTATCCAGTTATCCTTGTCTCACGAATTTTTATCGGTGTTGGCATCGGTTTTTTAAATACACGTGCAATTAGTTTGATTGGTGAGCGTTTTTCTGGCAATATGCGGTCAAAATTATTGGGATTTCGTGTGTCAGCTGAAACAATTGGTCAGACAGTTTTAACCTTAGCTGCAGGCCAATTATTACTAGTGTCATGGCAAGCACCATTTTTGATTTATCTGACGGCCTTTTTAATCCTAGGATTATACTTAGTTTATGGACCGAAAGACACATTACCTGCAAGCGATGACTTACCAGTCACAGAGGTGCAGTCAGCCGCTAAATTGACACGTAAACAAGTGAACTATGTGTTGGTAAACACCCTATTTTTGGGGATTCTCATTTCAATTAGCGTCTCAACGATTTTACGTATTCCAAGTTTGCTTGTTGAACAAGATATTGGTACAGTATTAGTAGCAAACCGTACACTTAGTCTATTTATGTTTGCTGGTTTTTTGGCTGGCCTTTGTTTTGGCTCTTTTGTTGTTAAATTTGGTCGCTATATTTTACCAGTTTTTCTAGTGATTAGTTCACTTGGGTTAGGTTTATTAGTCCTTTCGCAAACAATCATTTTCAGTCTGTTAGGTGCTTTTTTAGCTGGATTTGCCTTAACAATTTGTGTGTCCTGTGTGTTTAATAATTTGTCTGAAAATATTACTAAGGAAGCATTAAATACTGCTAATTCGATTGTATTGGTTGGATCTAATTTAGGAGCAGCTACGGCACCACTTTTGTTAGGGATAATCGCGATAGTTAACCCTGATTTACGAGTACCATTTGGATTACATGCCTTGATTTTATTGGTGATTGCCGCTCTACTTTTAGCGAAGATTCCTCGTACAGATAAAATATAA
- a CDS encoding GNAT family N-acetyltransferase, whose protein sequence is MLIGNKVYLSELRDGDTEDFVLWQWDTDFMNGISADVFHPFQAEDWAKMFAESDSNEAFYFTIRQVATDQVIGFVSLTEVLFKNRRAELGIGILNPEYRGKGYGDEAVRLILRYAFDHLGLHKVNLSVHAYNVGAIHLYEKIGFLREGVNREAIYRDGQWFDQYDYGFLQNEYRERLDK, encoded by the coding sequence ATGTTGATTGGAAATAAGGTTTATTTATCTGAGTTACGTGATGGCGATACAGAAGATTTTGTTTTATGGCAATGGGATACTGATTTTATGAACGGAATTTCAGCAGATGTCTTTCATCCTTTTCAAGCGGAAGATTGGGCTAAAATGTTTGCTGAATCAGATTCCAATGAGGCATTCTATTTTACAATTCGTCAAGTAGCGACTGACCAAGTCATTGGTTTTGTCTCATTAACAGAGGTCTTGTTTAAAAATCGTCGGGCAGAATTAGGCATTGGTATTCTAAATCCAGAATATCGTGGCAAAGGTTACGGCGATGAAGCTGTTCGCTTAATTTTACGCTATGCGTTTGATCATTTGGGTTTGCATAAAGTTAATTTATCGGTACATGCTTATAATGTAGGGGCAATTCATTTATATGAAAAAATTGGTTTTCTCCGTGAAGGGGTTAATCGTGAGGCAATCTATCGGGATGGTCAATGGTTTGATCAATATGATTACGGCTTTTTACAGAACGAATATCGTGAACGCTTAGACAAATAG
- a CDS encoding endonuclease/exonuclease/phosphatase family protein produces MKRFLRYSLFLLVTIVVLILGLVGFLTLREYRPAEVTALNVTAGTHELAEKQDLSFVTYNIGYGGLGATEDFFMDGGRTVQPKDKTMITTNLTGISDTLKNLPADIYLLQEVDRQSKRSFGINQEKYLSEQLNLDSVFAYNFKVDFVPFPWPPIGRVASGIMTMTDAKMTEAKRLSLPSPFTWPVSTSNLKRALLETRFPLKNSPHELVVFNLHLEAYDNGEGKIAQRERLTSVLEKEYQKGNYVIAGGDFNQVFEGSQSFPELKQDGWQPGRMSARDLPTNFSFAYDTQHPTVRVLNAPYTGSYETSQVYSVDGFIVSNNIKVKKTEVIDVGFKHTDHQPVKLTVSLNE; encoded by the coding sequence GTGAAACGATTCTTGCGCTATAGTCTATTTTTGCTAGTGACTATTGTTGTTTTAATACTAGGTTTGGTTGGTTTTTTAACCCTACGTGAGTATCGACCAGCGGAAGTTACAGCACTTAATGTAACAGCAGGGACGCATGAGTTGGCCGAAAAACAAGATTTGTCTTTCGTGACTTATAATATTGGTTATGGAGGCTTAGGTGCAACAGAAGACTTTTTTATGGACGGAGGTCGAACTGTTCAACCAAAAGATAAAACAATGATTACTACCAATTTAACTGGTATTTCGGACACGTTGAAAAATTTGCCAGCTGATATATACTTACTTCAAGAAGTTGATCGTCAATCAAAACGTTCTTTTGGTATCAATCAAGAGAAGTATCTGAGCGAGCAATTAAACTTAGATAGCGTGTTTGCCTATAATTTTAAAGTTGATTTTGTCCCATTTCCTTGGCCGCCAATTGGTCGAGTAGCAAGTGGGATAATGACCATGACTGATGCTAAAATGACTGAAGCTAAAAGATTATCGCTACCAAGTCCGTTCACCTGGCCTGTTAGTACGAGCAATTTAAAGCGCGCCTTATTGGAAACACGTTTTCCTTTAAAAAATAGCCCACATGAATTAGTCGTTTTTAATTTACATTTAGAGGCTTATGATAACGGTGAAGGCAAGATAGCACAACGTGAACGATTAACATCAGTGTTAGAAAAAGAGTATCAAAAAGGCAACTATGTTATTGCTGGTGGAGATTTCAATCAGGTATTTGAGGGGAGTCAGTCATTTCCAGAGTTAAAACAAGATGGTTGGCAGCCGGGTCGGATGTCAGCAAGAGATTTACCAACTAATTTTAGCTTTGCCTACGACACTCAACATCCGACCGTTCGAGTCTTAAACGCTCCATATACCGGTTCTTATGAGACGTCACAAGTGTATAGTGTAGATGGGTTTATCGTATCAAATAATATTAAGGTTAAAAAAACTGAGGTGATTGACGTAGGATTTAAGCATACCGACCATCAACCAGTAAAATTAACCGTGTCTTTAAATGAATAA
- a CDS encoding MFS transporter yields the protein MKEFRDIPVYRQLVLSGLLNGIGNSLFNIVFVVYASTLPFKELAVTLASMAIFIPNVSQLFLGYQADRTLRKTRGTIIAKLAQAGLFFCLSLLITLPASLPLFIGLLLINVLADCLGIYSGGVMLPIIKKVIPVGSLATAMSFQFSLQTLVQIIFQGIGALAIVWMNYQFAWFGVINALMFLASAGFIMRYRHEIASNEPPVTTEQIADQQSLIKHSKETLSILTKNPFLLQVGLLALAVNTIGTSTDGLTNLTLLQIDTMWFGNYGNTVAILGMLLSIGMVLGALLTNDLFKRLSLFGLIACMMVLTSVIPVIMVLYHNAVILCVLFFSLGYLLGKINPKISAYLIEQTPENKLAMMSGVFSMIVMLGGPVGQAVLLGLANIYHPVVSWRVYLVASICVMVLSLYFNYKNHQKLGVIEQEA from the coding sequence ATGAAAGAATTTCGGGACATACCAGTCTATCGACAGCTGGTCTTATCAGGCTTATTAAATGGTATCGGAAATAGTCTATTTAATATTGTCTTTGTGGTTTATGCCAGTACATTACCATTTAAAGAATTAGCAGTCACATTAGCATCTATGGCAATCTTCATTCCAAATGTTTCTCAGCTTTTCTTAGGGTATCAAGCAGATCGGACGTTGCGGAAAACTCGTGGAACGATTATCGCTAAGTTAGCCCAAGCTGGTTTGTTTTTTTGTCTGTCACTTTTAATTACATTACCAGCGTCATTGCCATTATTTATTGGATTACTGTTAATCAATGTTTTAGCAGATTGTCTGGGGATTTATAGTGGCGGTGTCATGTTGCCAATTATTAAAAAAGTAATCCCTGTGGGATCGCTAGCAACAGCTATGAGCTTTCAATTTTCGCTACAAACGTTAGTTCAAATTATTTTTCAAGGAATAGGCGCATTAGCGATTGTCTGGATGAATTATCAATTTGCTTGGTTTGGAGTGATTAATGCATTGATGTTTCTAGCCTCGGCAGGATTTATTATGCGTTACCGTCATGAAATTGCGTCCAATGAACCACCTGTCACAACAGAACAAATCGCTGACCAACAGTCATTGATAAAACATAGTAAAGAAACGTTGAGTATTTTGACTAAAAATCCTTTTTTACTCCAAGTTGGTCTATTAGCGTTAGCAGTTAATACAATCGGGACGAGTACAGATGGTCTAACCAATTTGACGCTACTCCAAATTGATACTATGTGGTTCGGCAATTACGGAAATACGGTGGCTATTTTAGGCATGTTATTATCGATTGGAATGGTTTTGGGTGCATTATTAACAAATGATTTATTTAAACGCTTATCATTATTTGGTTTAATTGCGTGTATGATGGTTTTGACTAGTGTGATTCCAGTGATTATGGTGCTTTATCATAATGCAGTCATTCTATGTGTGTTATTCTTTAGTTTAGGTTATTTGTTAGGTAAAATTAATCCGAAAATTTCGGCTTATTTAATAGAGCAAACACCTGAAAATAAATTAGCGATGATGAGTGGTGTCTTTTCAATGATTGTCATGTTAGGTGGTCCTGTTGGTCAAGCTGTATTATTAGGACTTGCTAATATTTATCATCCAGTAGTTAGCTGGCGTGTGTACTTAGTGGCCAGTATCTGTGTGATGGTGCTATCGCTTTACTTTAATTACAAGAATCATCAAAAATTAGGTGTGATTGAACAAGAAGCCTAA
- a CDS encoding helix-turn-helix domain-containing protein, translating to MYGCLFRQLRKDRGLTLQEVATQTISSVSFISKFEKEQSDISVSRLVHLLDAINVTVEEFLYLYHQQAEKPIFKHLTALPSYISSSFFENLNCISKINEETIVSRDFTLGIQKLDALEHKLDKSTKAQEYTRIYLDIIREALRFNQRWTAENGDIETKKIALQLIQEFREKTGPIIHYLHSVDNWGLFEITLFRYFQFTFPPDDVSHLLPIAVTRTKKQQGLAMMDQLKLDLVFSSFSVFINFDDFIRAKNSLDLAEKLLREENDFFNSTKLKFYQGWYLLAQKDFLNGQLLCEQAISICHILKQKKAEENYRRMLTTLLKMIDETNSVFFFT from the coding sequence ATGTATGGCTGTTTATTTCGTCAACTGCGTAAAGACCGTGGCTTAACACTACAAGAAGTCGCCACTCAAACAATCAGTAGCGTCTCATTTATTAGTAAATTTGAAAAAGAGCAATCAGATATTAGTGTATCACGCTTAGTCCATCTACTAGATGCTATCAATGTAACCGTCGAAGAATTTCTTTACTTGTATCACCAACAAGCTGAAAAACCGATTTTCAAACATCTAACGGCTTTACCAAGTTACATCTCTAGTTCTTTTTTCGAGAATCTCAATTGCATCTCAAAAATCAATGAAGAAACCATTGTCAGTCGCGATTTCACCTTAGGTATCCAAAAACTTGACGCCCTTGAACACAAACTAGATAAATCCACAAAAGCCCAAGAGTACACTCGAATTTATTTAGACATCATTCGTGAGGCACTACGCTTTAATCAACGTTGGACAGCTGAAAATGGTGACATTGAAACAAAAAAAATTGCTTTACAACTGATTCAAGAATTTCGTGAGAAAACTGGCCCAATTATTCATTATCTCCATTCTGTTGATAATTGGGGCCTCTTTGAAATCACCCTTTTTCGCTATTTCCAATTTACTTTTCCGCCAGATGATGTATCACACCTACTCCCAATCGCCGTTACCCGGACAAAAAAACAACAAGGGCTCGCTATGATGGATCAGTTAAAACTGGATTTGGTTTTTTCCTCATTTAGTGTCTTTATCAACTTTGATGACTTTATCCGAGCAAAAAACAGTCTCGATTTAGCTGAAAAGTTATTACGTGAGGAAAATGACTTTTTTAATAGTACCAAACTTAAATTTTACCAAGGTTGGTATCTACTAGCACAAAAAGATTTCCTAAATGGACAACTTTTATGTGAACAAGCTATTTCTATTTGCCATATTTTAAAGCAAAAAAAAGCCGAAGAAAATTATCGTCGGATGTTAACTACGCTATTAAAAATGATTGATGAGACTAATTCTGTCTTCTTTTTCACTTAA
- the deoC gene encoding deoxyribose-phosphate aldolase, whose protein sequence is MTHLAQAIDHTKLKADTTQAEILTLINEAKDYHFWSVCINPVWIPFAKKELADSDVKICTVIGFPLGANSSKVKAFETEQAILDGADEVDMVINVGAMKAGQYDVVRDDIQAVVTAANGTLVKVIIETALLTKEEIVKACELAVEAGANFVKTSTGFSTGGATVEDVKLMKETVGDKALVKASGGVRTTADAEAMIQAGASRIGASDGVKIVTGSTEVTEDNGY, encoded by the coding sequence ATGACACATTTAGCTCAAGCAATTGACCATACAAAATTAAAAGCGGATACAACGCAAGCAGAGATTTTAACTTTAATTAACGAAGCGAAAGACTATCATTTTTGGTCAGTTTGCATCAATCCAGTATGGATTCCATTTGCTAAAAAAGAATTAGCTGATAGTGACGTAAAAATTTGTACGGTAATTGGTTTTCCTTTAGGAGCTAACTCATCAAAAGTGAAGGCTTTTGAAACTGAGCAAGCAATTTTAGATGGTGCTGACGAAGTAGATATGGTCATTAACGTTGGTGCAATGAAAGCTGGTCAATACGATGTAGTACGTGACGATATTCAAGCGGTTGTTACAGCTGCTAATGGTACGCTAGTCAAAGTGATTATTGAAACCGCCTTGTTAACTAAAGAGGAAATTGTTAAAGCGTGTGAGTTAGCGGTTGAAGCTGGTGCGAATTTCGTTAAGACATCAACAGGTTTTTCAACTGGTGGTGCAACGGTTGAAGATGTGAAGTTAATGAAAGAAACAGTTGGTGATAAAGCCTTAGTCAAAGCTTCTGGTGGTGTAAGAACTACGGCTGATGCGGAAGCAATGATTCAAGCCGGTGCATCAAGAATTGGCGCAAGTGATGGCGTAAAAATTGTGACTGGTTCTACAGAAGTAACTGAAGATAATGGGTATTAA
- a CDS encoding sugar-binding transcriptional regulator, whose amino-acid sequence MEKDQLSVEVAKLYYQLEYGQQQIANELNISRPTVSRLLKHAKDQGFVQITITDPFNDTTILASRIKEKYGINHVIVAQTPSENYELIIEQLSTETARFLSQSIQPNDIIGIGWGTTIYEVAKKLPAQHITGIQVVQLKGSITHSKTSTYAHETLALFAECYDTMGIPLPLPVIFDNKEAKCVVEQDRHIQHIMSLQQQATVALYTVGTIRDEALLFQLGYLSSNEKARIQSVAVGDICSRFYTSQGQIADEEINQRTIGIDLVELKAKRLSILVAGGAHKVEAINGALVGGYTNTLITDYWTAKQLVQM is encoded by the coding sequence TTGGAAAAAGATCAATTAAGTGTGGAAGTTGCAAAATTATATTATCAGCTCGAATATGGTCAGCAACAAATTGCTAATGAATTAAATATTTCAAGACCAACTGTTTCGAGACTTTTAAAACATGCAAAGGATCAAGGCTTTGTGCAAATAACAATCACTGATCCATTTAATGATACAACGATTTTGGCAAGTCGAATTAAGGAAAAATACGGTATCAATCATGTTATCGTTGCACAAACGCCAAGCGAAAATTATGAGTTGATTATCGAGCAGCTCAGTACAGAAACAGCGCGCTTTCTTTCACAGTCCATTCAGCCTAATGATATTATTGGCATTGGCTGGGGAACAACGATTTATGAAGTCGCTAAAAAACTGCCAGCTCAACATATAACAGGAATACAGGTTGTTCAGTTGAAAGGGAGCATCACACATTCTAAAACGAGTACTTATGCGCATGAGACGTTAGCATTGTTTGCAGAATGCTATGACACAATGGGAATTCCTTTGCCATTACCGGTGATTTTTGATAACAAAGAGGCAAAATGTGTTGTCGAACAAGATCGGCATATTCAACATATCATGTCACTCCAACAGCAAGCAACGGTGGCTCTTTATACAGTTGGGACTATACGCGATGAAGCATTACTCTTTCAGTTAGGTTATTTATCATCAAATGAAAAGGCAAGGATTCAGAGTGTTGCTGTAGGTGATATTTGCTCACGTTTTTATACGAGTCAAGGTCAAATTGCAGATGAAGAGATTAATCAACGAACAATTGGGATTGATTTAGTTGAATTAAAAGCCAAACGCTTATCGATTTTAGTTGCTGGTGGCGCGCATAAAGTTGAGGCAATTAATGGCGCTTTAGTTGGAGGGTACACGAATACCTTGATTACTGATTATTGGACTGCTAAGCAATTAGTCCAAATGTAA